Proteins found in one Amycolatopsis aidingensis genomic segment:
- a CDS encoding 1,4-dihydroxy-2-naphthoate polyprenyltransferase: MASVGEWVEGARPRTLPNAVAPVLAGTGVAIQLDAFGWWRSLLALGVALSLIIGVNYANDYSDGVRGTDTERVGPLRLVGSGSAAPQAVLAAALLALGTGGVLGLVLVAATGHWWLLAFGAACLAGAWFYTGGRRPYGYAGLGEIAVFCFFGLAAVLGTVYVQAGEVGWTALGCAVAIGCLSTAVLTANNLRDIPTDRAAGKRTLAVRLGDTGTRRLYLALAVLPFVLTIALGVAHPLALLGLPAAALLVKPLRVVLGGHTGLALIPVLRDTGFAMLALAVLLGAGLALSG, encoded by the coding sequence ATGGCGAGTGTTGGCGAGTGGGTGGAGGGAGCCCGGCCGCGCACGCTGCCGAACGCGGTGGCGCCGGTGCTGGCCGGGACCGGGGTGGCGATCCAGCTGGACGCCTTCGGTTGGTGGCGGTCGCTGCTCGCGCTCGGGGTCGCGCTGAGCCTGATCATCGGGGTGAACTACGCCAACGACTACTCCGACGGCGTCCGGGGCACCGACACCGAGCGGGTGGGGCCGCTGCGCCTGGTCGGCTCGGGCTCCGCGGCACCGCAGGCCGTGCTGGCGGCCGCACTGCTGGCCCTTGGCACCGGCGGGGTGCTCGGCTTGGTGCTGGTCGCCGCGACCGGGCACTGGTGGCTGCTCGCCTTCGGCGCGGCCTGTCTGGCCGGGGCGTGGTTCTACACCGGCGGCAGGCGGCCATACGGCTATGCCGGGCTGGGCGAGATCGCCGTGTTCTGCTTCTTCGGCCTGGCCGCCGTGCTGGGCACGGTCTACGTCCAGGCAGGCGAGGTCGGCTGGACGGCGCTGGGCTGCGCGGTGGCGATCGGCTGCCTTTCCACCGCGGTGCTGACCGCCAACAACCTCAGGGACATCCCGACCGACCGCGCGGCGGGCAAGCGCACCCTGGCCGTCCGGCTCGGCGACACCGGTACCCGGCGGCTGTACCTCGCGCTGGCCGTGCTCCCGTTCGTGCTCACCATCGCGCTCGGGGTGGCGCATCCGCTCGCGCTACTCGGCCTGCCCGCCGCCGCCCTGCTGGTCAAACCGCTGCGCGTGGTGCTGGGCGGGCACACCGGCCTCGCCCTGATCCCGGTGCTGCGGGACACCGGCTTCGCCATGCTGGCCCTGGCCGTGCTGCTCGGCGCCGGGCTGGCGCTCAGCGGGTGA
- a CDS encoding cytochrome c biogenesis CcdA family protein, with protein MDPVTELATSGPLLLAAGVALLAGTISFASPCVVPLVPGYLAYLAALVGADAPAVDAEEQRKRGRYAVVGAAALFVLGFTVVFAAGVGSLIWLADALLLNQDLLQRLGGVVTIAMALVFLGRIRPLQKERRLHKVPRGGLWGAPLLGAVFGLGWTPCIGPTLSGVLVLATASGETGARGLLLVLVYCLGLGLPFLLIALGARWAVRATDWVRRNGRYVQIAGSALLFVVGVLLVTGLWGELVGWMRDAFISDTELPL; from the coding sequence GTGGACCCCGTGACCGAGTTGGCGACCTCCGGACCGCTGCTGCTCGCGGCCGGGGTGGCGCTGCTGGCCGGCACGATCTCCTTCGCCTCCCCCTGTGTGGTCCCGCTCGTCCCCGGCTATCTCGCCTATCTTGCCGCGCTGGTCGGCGCGGACGCGCCCGCCGTGGACGCGGAGGAGCAGCGCAAACGGGGCCGGTACGCGGTCGTCGGCGCGGCTGCCCTGTTCGTGCTCGGCTTCACCGTGGTGTTCGCCGCCGGGGTGGGCAGCCTGATCTGGCTCGCCGACGCCCTGCTGCTGAACCAGGATCTGCTGCAACGCCTCGGCGGGGTGGTCACCATCGCGATGGCGCTGGTGTTCCTCGGCCGCATCCGGCCACTGCAGAAGGAGAGGCGGCTGCACAAGGTGCCGCGCGGCGGGCTGTGGGGCGCCCCGTTGCTCGGCGCCGTGTTCGGCCTCGGCTGGACCCCGTGCATCGGCCCCACCCTCTCCGGGGTGCTGGTGCTGGCCACCGCCAGCGGGGAGACCGGCGCCCGCGGGCTGCTGCTGGTGCTGGTGTACTGCCTCGGCCTCGGCCTGCCGTTCCTGCTGATCGCGCTGGGGGCACGCTGGGCGGTGCGGGCCACCGACTGGGTGCGCCGCAACGGCCGCTACGTGCAGATCGCCGGCAGCGCACTGCTGTTCGTCGTGGGCGTGCTGCTGGTCACCGGGCTGTGGGGCGAGCTGGTCGGCTGGATGCGCGACGCCTTCATCTCCGATACGGAGCTGCCGCTGTGA
- a CDS encoding MinD/ParA family ATP-binding protein: MTEPNEEVARGHGAGEESDPGYFSEERTDSTPHPAAPPPGATPPPGPPPAQPNYYTEATPSGPQQQPYQPQYDPNLPPLYPPQYQQQPPAPGGGPQVPPVPTGRHALAGGGDLTSAQLVKRMKRRPQSGWRKAVYAGTGGLINPGESPADRRRRELISRVNQPLRGCYKIAMLSLKGGVGKTTTTTTLGSTFASLRGDRVVAVDANPDRGTLSQKIPIETTATVRHLLRDADKITRYSDVRSYTSQGASRLEILASEQDPAVSEAFSEDDYRRAVNLLEHFYNIVLTDCGTGLMHSAMKGVLDVADSLVIVSSGSVDGARSASATLDWLDAHGYGDLVKRSVAVINSVRPKGGSVDLDKLAAHFGARTRGVCKIPFDPHLEEGAEIELDRLQSGTRLALLELAATVADAFPNDRHGRQPV, encoded by the coding sequence GTGACCGAACCCAACGAGGAGGTGGCGCGCGGCCACGGAGCAGGTGAGGAGAGCGACCCGGGGTACTTCTCCGAGGAGCGCACCGACTCGACACCGCATCCGGCCGCGCCACCGCCGGGCGCCACCCCGCCGCCGGGGCCCCCGCCTGCGCAGCCGAACTACTACACCGAGGCCACGCCCTCGGGGCCCCAGCAGCAGCCCTACCAGCCGCAGTACGACCCAAACCTGCCCCCGCTGTATCCGCCGCAGTACCAGCAGCAGCCGCCCGCGCCCGGCGGTGGGCCGCAGGTGCCGCCGGTTCCCACCGGCAGGCACGCGCTGGCCGGTGGTGGCGACCTGACCTCGGCCCAGCTGGTCAAGCGGATGAAGCGGCGCCCGCAGTCCGGCTGGCGCAAGGCGGTGTACGCGGGCACCGGTGGCCTGATCAATCCGGGAGAGAGCCCGGCCGACCGCAGGCGCAGGGAGCTGATCTCCAGGGTGAACCAGCCACTGCGCGGCTGCTACAAGATCGCGATGCTGAGCCTGAAGGGCGGCGTCGGCAAGACCACCACGACGACCACCCTCGGCTCCACCTTCGCCTCACTGCGCGGGGACCGGGTGGTGGCGGTGGACGCCAACCCCGACCGCGGCACGCTCTCCCAGAAGATCCCGATCGAGACCACCGCGACCGTGCGGCATCTGCTGCGGGACGCGGACAAGATCACCCGGTACAGCGACGTGCGGTCCTACACCTCACAGGGCGCGAGCAGGCTGGAGATTCTCGCCAGCGAGCAGGACCCCGCGGTGTCCGAGGCGTTCTCCGAGGACGACTACCGGCGTGCGGTCAACCTGCTGGAGCACTTCTACAACATCGTGCTCACCGACTGCGGGACCGGCCTCATGCACTCGGCGATGAAGGGGGTGCTGGACGTCGCCGACTCGCTGGTGATCGTGTCCTCGGGTTCGGTCGACGGGGCCCGCAGCGCCTCGGCCACGCTGGACTGGCTGGACGCGCACGGCTACGGTGACCTGGTCAAACGCTCGGTCGCGGTGATCAACTCGGTGCGCCCGAAGGGTGGCTCGGTCGATCTGGACAAGCTGGCCGCGCACTTCGGCGCGCGGACCCGCGGGGTATGCAAGATTCCGTTCGACCCGCATCTGGAGGAGGGCGCGGAGATCGAGCTGGACCGCCTGCAGTCCGGCACCCGGCTCGCGCTGCTCGAACTCGCGGCGACCGTGGCGGACGCCTTTCCGAACGACCGCCACGGACGCCAGCCGGTCTAG
- the resB gene encoding cytochrome c biogenesis protein ResB, which yields MRTALILLFLLALAAMPGALLPQRQLNAPKTREYIEQHGWWGKLLDRLQFFDVYSSVWFSAIYLLLMVSLVGCLLPRSVEYLRSMRAEPVLTPRNLARLPHHRRFESDASAEEVLAAANRRLRGWRRRERTEADGARSISAERGYLRETGNLVFHFGMLGLIVAFALGKMYFYEGQVIVHADGQTFCNAGIYNYDSFNPGLRIDGTELTPFCVKVNDFAARYTAAGQPEHYQAAIEYQSGRDLETGTWRPYQLEVNEPLRTAGDRVYLLGHGYAPRFTVTFPDGSVRSKAIQWRPVDQTTLLSEGATKFEPPGITDPEQRREKQLAVTGLFAPTKVVHGGVLSSAGPELTDPGVVVDVMQGDLGVDSGRGQSIFEIDQSMVDSGRLERVARENLVPGDRITLDDGTVIRFDGVQRWVSLQISHDPTQLWVLGFAIAMFLGLGASLLVKRRRVWVRVTPVTAGDDKRHTVVEVGGLARTDQAGYGEEFTRIAQEIAGTERRNS from the coding sequence ATGCGCACCGCGCTGATCCTGCTGTTCCTGCTCGCGCTGGCCGCGATGCCCGGCGCGCTGCTACCGCAGCGGCAGCTCAACGCCCCCAAGACACGGGAGTACATCGAGCAGCACGGCTGGTGGGGCAAGCTGCTGGACCGGCTGCAGTTCTTCGACGTCTACTCCAGCGTCTGGTTCTCCGCGATCTACCTGCTGCTGATGGTTTCCCTGGTGGGCTGCCTGCTTCCGCGCAGCGTGGAGTACCTGCGTTCGATGCGCGCCGAGCCGGTGCTCACCCCGCGCAACCTGGCCCGGCTGCCGCATCACCGGCGGTTCGAGTCGGACGCGAGCGCGGAGGAGGTGCTGGCCGCAGCGAACCGCAGGCTGCGCGGCTGGCGCAGGCGGGAGCGCACGGAGGCCGATGGCGCGCGCAGTATCAGCGCCGAGCGGGGCTACCTGCGGGAGACCGGCAACCTGGTGTTCCACTTCGGCATGCTCGGCCTGATCGTGGCCTTCGCGCTGGGCAAGATGTACTTCTACGAGGGCCAGGTCATCGTGCACGCGGACGGCCAGACCTTCTGCAACGCCGGGATCTACAACTACGACTCGTTCAACCCCGGGCTGCGGATCGACGGCACCGAGCTCACCCCGTTCTGCGTCAAGGTGAACGACTTCGCCGCGCGGTACACCGCGGCAGGCCAGCCGGAGCACTACCAGGCCGCCATCGAGTACCAGTCCGGCAGGGACCTGGAGACCGGCACCTGGCGGCCGTACCAGCTGGAGGTCAACGAGCCGCTGCGGACCGCGGGCGACCGGGTCTACCTGCTCGGCCACGGATACGCGCCGAGGTTCACGGTGACCTTCCCGGACGGCAGCGTGCGCTCGAAGGCGATCCAGTGGCGCCCGGTGGACCAGACCACCCTGCTGTCCGAGGGGGCGACCAAGTTCGAGCCGCCCGGGATCACCGATCCGGAGCAGCGCAGGGAGAAACAACTCGCCGTCACCGGCCTGTTCGCGCCGACCAAGGTGGTGCACGGCGGGGTGCTCAGCTCGGCGGGGCCGGAGCTGACCGACCCCGGCGTCGTGGTGGACGTGATGCAGGGCGACCTCGGGGTGGACTCCGGCCGTGGCCAGTCCATCTTCGAGATCGACCAGTCCATGGTGGACAGTGGAAGGCTGGAGCGGGTGGCGCGGGAGAACCTGGTTCCCGGCGACCGGATCACCCTGGACGACGGCACGGTGATCCGGTTCGACGGGGTCCAGCGCTGGGTTTCCCTGCAGATTTCGCATGACCCGACCCAGCTGTGGGTACTCGGCTTCGCGATCGCGATGTTCCTCGGCCTCGGCGCCTCACTGCTGGTCAAGCGGCGCCGGGTGTGGGTACGGGTGACCCCGGTTACCGCCGGGGATGACAAACGACATACTGTAGTAGAAGTCGGTGGGCTCGCCCGCACCGATCAGGCTGGGTACGGCGAGGAGTTCACCCGGATCGCGCAGGAGATCGCGGGCACCGAAAGAAGGAACAGCTGA
- a CDS encoding DUF6019 family protein, giving the protein MYNLVGLVVSLAFAAVFFFVLYFVVRAAVRDGIREARRDGGGQRDPGSFYS; this is encoded by the coding sequence ATGTACAACCTCGTGGGCCTCGTCGTCAGCCTGGCTTTCGCCGCGGTGTTCTTCTTCGTGCTGTACTTCGTGGTGCGGGCCGCCGTGCGGGACGGGATCCGGGAGGCGCGCCGGGACGGCGGAGGGCAGCGCGACCCCGGGAGTTTCTACTCCTAG
- the menE gene encoding o-succinylbenzoate--CoA ligase, whose translation MRELRTDGSAAAIERLSRALAEALGGGPAVLPLDSRDPGAGELRTAMRPELPVEPGTAVIVPTSGSTGDRKGVLLSAEALTASARATHDRLGGPGHWLLATPAHYIGGLQVLVRALLAGREPAVLDLSAGFDVAAFTAAATRLCAGPGPHYTALVPTQLARLLAAGGAATAAAARFDAIVLGGAALPERLRVAARQAGIAAVPAYGMSETASGCVYAGVPLDGVRVRIGAGERIEIAGPVLAHGYRLRPELSERTFAGGWFRTGDLGRIGPEGALEVLGRADDVINTGGVKVSAAQVERVLGDRPGVAGCCVLGLPDPEWGESVTAVVVPADPAAAGEELRAELRAAVRAELGAACVPKRLLYVAELPLRGPGKVDRAALRGRLT comes from the coding sequence ATGCGTGAGCTGCGGACGGACGGGAGTGCGGCGGCAATCGAACGGCTGAGCCGGGCGCTGGCCGAGGCCCTCGGTGGCGGGCCCGCGGTGCTGCCGCTGGATAGCCGCGATCCCGGCGCGGGTGAGCTGCGCACGGCGATGCGGCCCGAGCTGCCGGTGGAACCCGGTACCGCGGTGATCGTGCCGACCTCGGGGTCCACCGGCGACCGCAAGGGCGTGCTGCTGTCCGCGGAGGCGCTGACCGCCTCCGCGCGGGCCACCCATGACCGGCTCGGCGGGCCCGGCCACTGGCTGCTGGCCACCCCCGCGCACTACATCGGCGGGCTGCAGGTGCTGGTCCGCGCGCTGCTGGCCGGGCGGGAGCCTGCCGTGCTGGATCTCTCCGCCGGGTTCGACGTGGCCGCCTTCACCGCGGCCGCCACCCGGCTGTGCGCCGGGCCGGGGCCGCACTACACGGCGCTGGTGCCCACCCAGCTCGCCCGGCTGCTCGCCGCGGGCGGCGCGGCGACCGCGGCCGCCGCGCGCTTCGACGCGATCGTGCTCGGTGGCGCCGCGCTGCCGGAGCGGCTGCGGGTGGCCGCGCGGCAGGCAGGTATCGCGGCCGTGCCCGCCTACGGGATGAGCGAGACCGCGAGTGGCTGCGTGTACGCGGGCGTCCCGCTGGATGGCGTGCGGGTGCGGATCGGGGCGGGTGAGCGGATCGAGATCGCAGGCCCGGTGCTGGCGCACGGCTACCGGTTACGGCCCGAGCTGAGCGAGCGCACCTTCGCCGGTGGCTGGTTCCGCACCGGCGACCTCGGCCGGATCGGGCCGGAGGGTGCGCTGGAGGTGCTCGGCAGGGCGGACGACGTGATCAACACCGGTGGGGTGAAGGTCTCCGCGGCGCAGGTGGAGCGGGTGCTCGGGGACCGGCCGGGGGTCGCGGGCTGCTGCGTACTCGGGCTGCCCGACCCGGAATGGGGTGAGTCGGTGACGGCCGTGGTGGTACCAGCCGATCCCGCGGCCGCCGGCGAGGAACTGCGGGCCGAGCTGCGGGCGGCGGTACGAGCCGAGCTGGGGGCGGCCTGCGTGCCGAAACGCCTGCTGTACGTGGCGGAGCTGCCGCTGCGCGGACCGGGCAAGGTGGATCGGGCCGCGCTGCGCGGGCGGCTCACCTGA
- a CDS encoding DUF4229 domain-containing protein, with protein sequence MNDTRQDQQGRAGHLARDLTLYLVARFALVGVIAVVLVLLGVPLLVALLVGLVTGLPVGMLLLRGLNARVTAGLAVRNQRRARQRARLRAQLRGEDLPEDDGAIDTDTDAEGR encoded by the coding sequence GTGAACGACACGAGGCAGGACCAGCAGGGGCGGGCCGGGCACCTCGCCCGGGACCTGACCCTGTACCTGGTGGCGCGGTTCGCCCTGGTCGGCGTGATCGCGGTGGTCCTCGTCCTGCTCGGCGTCCCGCTGCTGGTGGCGCTGCTGGTCGGCCTGGTCACCGGGCTGCCGGTCGGGATGCTGCTGTTGCGCGGGCTGAACGCGCGGGTCACCGCGGGGCTGGCCGTGCGCAACCAGCGCAGGGCGCGGCAGCGGGCCCGGCTGCGGGCGCAGCTGCGCGGCGAGGACCTGCCCGAGGACGACGGCGCCATCGACACCGACACCGACGCCGAGGGACGATGA
- a CDS encoding Lrp/AsnC family transcriptional regulator has protein sequence MDQLDRKIIAELRQNGRATYAELGRLVGLSASSVHERVGKLEAAGVITGYHAMVDPRTVGLGVTALVGIQPTDTAADEDVAEALGSLEEVESCYAVAGDQAFVVKVRVPTVDELERTLGRLRRIAGVARTQTTVVLSTRFEGRPNNTGLDLATEADDGGA, from the coding sequence GTGGACCAGCTCGATCGCAAGATCATCGCGGAGCTGCGGCAGAACGGCAGGGCAACCTATGCCGAGCTCGGCCGCCTCGTCGGCCTGTCCGCCTCCTCGGTGCACGAGCGGGTCGGCAAGCTCGAGGCCGCCGGGGTGATCACCGGATACCACGCCATGGTCGACCCGCGGACCGTCGGCCTCGGGGTGACCGCGCTGGTCGGCATCCAGCCCACCGACACCGCCGCGGACGAGGACGTGGCCGAGGCGCTTGGCAGCCTGGAGGAGGTGGAGAGCTGCTACGCGGTCGCCGGTGACCAGGCGTTCGTGGTGAAGGTCCGGGTGCCGACCGTGGACGAGCTGGAACGCACCCTTGGCAGGCTGCGCCGGATCGCGGGGGTGGCGCGCACCCAGACCACCGTGGTGCTGTCCACCCGGTTCGAGGGCCGCCCGAACAACACCGGGCTGGACCTGGCCACCGAAGCGGACGACGGCGGCGCGTAA
- a CDS encoding TlpA disulfide reductase family protein, whose amino-acid sequence MSGLKTLLAGLVCVLVAAGCSTGDDAVTQGGSFEFVSPGGQTDIFYQPAERQVLELAGEDLFQPEEQISIADYAGKVVVLNIWGQWCGPCRTEAPEMQELYEQTRDEGVQVLGLDVRDENRAAPQDFMRNRGLTYPSIYDPSGRSMLALRGYPRNAVPSTIVVDKQQRVAAVFLRALLVDDLLPVVRRLAAE is encoded by the coding sequence ATGAGCGGGCTCAAGACCTTGCTCGCCGGGCTGGTCTGCGTGCTGGTCGCGGCCGGTTGCAGCACCGGGGACGACGCGGTGACCCAGGGCGGCAGCTTCGAGTTCGTCTCCCCAGGCGGGCAGACGGACATCTTCTACCAGCCAGCCGAGCGGCAGGTCCTCGAACTCGCAGGCGAGGACCTGTTCCAGCCGGAGGAGCAGATCTCGATCGCCGACTACGCGGGCAAGGTGGTCGTGCTGAACATCTGGGGCCAGTGGTGCGGCCCCTGCCGCACCGAGGCGCCGGAGATGCAGGAACTGTACGAGCAGACCAGGGACGAGGGCGTGCAGGTGCTCGGACTGGACGTGCGGGACGAGAACCGCGCGGCGCCGCAGGACTTCATGCGCAACCGGGGCCTGACCTACCCCTCGATCTACGACCCTTCCGGGCGTTCGATGCTGGCGCTACGTGGCTATCCGCGCAACGCCGTGCCCTCCACCATCGTGGTGGACAAGCAGCAGCGGGTTGCCGCGGTCTTCCTGCGCGCGCTGCTGGTCGATGACCTGCTGCCGGTGGTCCGCAGGCTGGCGGCGGAGTGA
- the ccsB gene encoding c-type cytochrome biogenesis protein CcsB, whose amino-acid sequence MPVTETLSQYSDLSYTTAVAVYVLAMVFFLVEQSFGRRGVQAAQRTRERTKELVGAGAPVATEPTPPGRDTTMPAGRGRIERIGRMGVALTVLGALLHLTALVLRGLATSRVPWGNMYEYIMAVCLIAVVTWLVVLRKNPVRHLSAFVLLPVVILMFVGGTMLYAEAAPVQPALQSYWLVIHVSAAAASSGVFLVPGIASLLYLVRSRHERNPVKWARFGPRLPALEVLDRVAYRATVFAFPVFTFGVLCGAIWAEAAWGRFWGWDPKETTAFVAWVIYAAYLHSRATAGWRGTRAAVINVIGFAVTVFNLFFVNLVTTGLHSYAGV is encoded by the coding sequence ATGCCGGTCACCGAGACGTTGTCGCAGTACAGCGACCTCTCCTACACCACGGCCGTGGCCGTGTACGTGCTGGCGATGGTCTTCTTCCTGGTCGAGCAGTCCTTCGGCCGCAGGGGCGTGCAGGCGGCCCAGCGCACGAGGGAACGGACGAAGGAGCTGGTCGGCGCGGGCGCGCCGGTGGCGACCGAGCCCACGCCCCCCGGCAGGGACACCACCATGCCTGCCGGTCGTGGCCGGATCGAGCGGATCGGCCGGATGGGTGTCGCGCTCACCGTGCTCGGCGCGCTGCTGCACCTGACCGCGCTGGTGCTGCGCGGGCTGGCCACCAGCCGCGTGCCCTGGGGAAACATGTACGAGTACATCATGGCGGTCTGCCTGATCGCCGTGGTGACCTGGCTGGTGGTGCTGCGGAAGAACCCGGTCCGCCACCTGTCCGCCTTCGTGCTGCTGCCGGTCGTGATCCTGATGTTCGTCGGCGGCACCATGCTGTACGCCGAGGCGGCCCCGGTGCAGCCCGCGCTGCAGTCCTACTGGCTCGTCATCCATGTCTCCGCAGCCGCGGCCTCCTCCGGGGTCTTCCTGGTGCCGGGTATCGCCAGCCTGCTCTATCTGGTCCGGTCCAGGCACGAGCGCAACCCGGTCAAGTGGGCGCGGTTCGGCCCGCGGCTGCCCGCACTGGAGGTGCTGGACCGGGTGGCCTACCGGGCCACGGTGTTCGCCTTCCCGGTGTTCACCTTCGGCGTGCTGTGCGGCGCGATCTGGGCCGAGGCGGCCTGGGGCCGGTTCTGGGGCTGGGACCCCAAGGAGACCACCGCCTTCGTGGCCTGGGTGATCTACGCTGCCTACCTGCATTCCCGGGCGACCGCGGGCTGGCGCGGCACCAGGGCCGCGGTGATCAACGTGATCGGCTTCGCGGTGACCGTGTTCAACCTGTTCTTCGTCAACCTGGTGACCACCGGGCTGCACTCCTACGCGGGGGTGTGA
- a CDS encoding BldC family transcriptional regulator translates to MTATVGGRLLTPGEVAALFRVDPKTVTRWATAGRIGSIRTPGGHRRFREAEVNELLAELTTDAGEAAPQQP, encoded by the coding sequence GTGACCGCAACCGTGGGAGGACGGCTGCTCACACCTGGTGAAGTCGCCGCGTTGTTCCGGGTCGACCCGAAAACCGTGACCCGCTGGGCCACGGCGGGCCGGATCGGCTCCATCCGCACCCCCGGCGGGCACCGCCGGTTCCGGGAGGCCGAGGTGAACGAGCTGCTCGCCGAGCTCACCACCGACGCGGGCGAGGCCGCGCCCCAGCAGCCGTAA
- the cds1 gene encoding L-cysteine desulfhydrase Cds1 translates to MSVPHSRAWVREAVRIIEADANRSADTHLHVFPLPREWGIDLYLKDESVHPTGSLKHRLARSLLLYGLVNGQIGPETALIEASSGSTAVSEAYFARMLGLEFVTVVPRSTSKEKVALIEFYGGRCHFVDRAPEMYTEAERLARECNGHYLDQFTYAERATDWRGNNNIAESVFAQLRSERHPVPSWIVVGAGTGGTSATFGRYVRYRRHTTKIAVVDPENSSFYGAWETGAMDYCTGMPSRIEGIGRPRVEPSFVPWVIDEMFQVPDAGSLAAIRVLRERTGHWAGGSTGTNLYGAFQLIARMLAEGRTGSVVTLLCDSGDRYTHTYYDDAWVAGQELDLAPHRAVIERFLDTGRWQPEP, encoded by the coding sequence ATGAGCGTCCCGCACAGCAGGGCCTGGGTACGCGAGGCTGTCCGGATCATCGAGGCCGATGCCAACCGCAGCGCGGACACCCACCTGCACGTGTTCCCGCTGCCAAGGGAATGGGGCATCGACCTCTACCTCAAGGACGAATCGGTGCACCCCACCGGCTCGCTCAAGCACCGGCTGGCCCGCTCGTTGCTGCTGTACGGGCTGGTGAACGGGCAGATTGGGCCGGAAACCGCGCTGATCGAGGCCTCCAGTGGCTCCACCGCGGTCTCCGAGGCCTACTTCGCCCGGATGCTCGGCCTGGAGTTCGTCACCGTGGTGCCGCGCAGCACCAGCAAGGAGAAGGTGGCGCTGATCGAGTTCTACGGCGGCCGCTGCCACTTCGTGGACCGGGCGCCGGAGATGTACACCGAGGCGGAACGGCTCGCCAGGGAGTGCAACGGGCACTACCTCGACCAGTTCACCTACGCCGAGCGGGCCACCGACTGGCGGGGCAACAACAACATCGCCGAGTCGGTGTTCGCCCAGCTGCGCTCCGAGCGGCACCCGGTGCCCTCCTGGATCGTGGTCGGCGCGGGCACCGGCGGCACCAGCGCCACCTTCGGCCGGTACGTGCGCTACCGGCGGCACACCACCAAGATCGCCGTAGTGGATCCGGAGAACTCCTCCTTCTACGGAGCCTGGGAGACCGGGGCGATGGACTACTGCACCGGCATGCCATCCCGGATCGAGGGGATCGGCAGGCCAAGGGTGGAACCCTCCTTCGTGCCCTGGGTGATCGACGAGATGTTCCAGGTTCCGGACGCTGGCTCGCTGGCCGCGATCCGGGTGCTGCGCGAGCGCACCGGGCACTGGGCGGGCGGCTCCACCGGCACGAATCTCTACGGCGCCTTCCAGCTGATCGCCAGGATGCTGGCCGAGGGGCGCACCGGCAGCGTGGTCACCCTGCTGTGCGACAGCGGCGACCGGTACACCCACACCTACTACGACGACGCCTGGGTGGCCGGGCAGGAGCTGGACCTCGCCCCGCACCGGGCGGTCATCGAGCGGTTCCTGGACACCGGAAGGTGGCAACCCGAACCGTAG
- a CDS encoding 1,4-dihydroxy-2-naphthoyl-CoA synthase: MDEDRVSELFDQTAWNEVDGFDFTDITYHRSAESRSGKRVVRVAFDRPEVRNAFRPHTVDELYRALDHARMSSDVGCVLLTGNGPSPKDGGWAFCSGGDQRIRGRSGYQYAAGETSDTVDPARAGRLHILEVQRLIRFMPKVVLAVVPGWAAGGGHSLHVVCDLTLASAEHARFKQTDADVGSFDGGFGSAYLARQVGQKLAREIFFLGREYTAQRAHEMGAVNAVVPHAELEAEALRWAWEINGKSPTAQRMLKYAFNAIDDGLVGQQLFAGETTRLAYMQDEAVEGRDAFLQRREPDWSAFPYYY; this comes from the coding sequence GTGGATGAAGATCGCGTTTCCGAGCTGTTCGACCAGACCGCATGGAACGAGGTCGACGGGTTCGACTTCACCGACATCACCTACCACCGCTCCGCGGAAAGCCGGTCGGGCAAGCGCGTGGTGCGGGTCGCGTTCGACCGTCCCGAGGTCCGCAACGCCTTCCGCCCGCACACCGTTGACGAGCTGTACCGCGCGCTCGACCACGCGCGGATGAGCTCCGACGTCGGCTGCGTCCTGCTCACCGGCAACGGTCCGTCGCCCAAGGACGGCGGCTGGGCCTTCTGCTCTGGTGGTGACCAGCGTATTCGCGGACGGTCCGGCTATCAGTACGCGGCCGGGGAGACGTCCGACACGGTCGATCCCGCGCGGGCAGGCAGGCTGCACATCCTCGAGGTCCAGCGGCTGATTCGGTTCATGCCCAAGGTGGTGCTCGCGGTGGTACCCGGCTGGGCCGCGGGTGGCGGGCACTCGCTGCATGTGGTGTGTGACCTCACCCTGGCCTCGGCGGAGCACGCGCGGTTCAAGCAGACCGACGCCGATGTCGGCTCCTTCGACGGCGGGTTCGGCTCGGCCTACCTTGCCCGGCAGGTGGGGCAGAAACTCGCCAGGGAGATCTTCTTCCTCGGCAGGGAGTACACCGCGCAGCGGGCGCACGAGATGGGCGCGGTGAACGCGGTCGTGCCGCATGCCGAGCTCGAGGCCGAGGCGCTGCGCTGGGCCTGGGAGATCAACGGGAAGTCGCCGACAGCGCAGCGGATGCTCAAGTACGCGTTCAACGCGATCGACGACGGGCTGGTCGGGCAGCAGCTGTTCGCCGGGGAGACCACCCGGCTGGCGTACATGCAGGACGAGGCCGTCGAGGGCAGGGACGCCTTCCTACAGCGGCGCGAGCCCGACTGGTCCGCGTTTCCGTACTACTACTAG